A DNA window from Anastrepha ludens isolate Willacy chromosome 6, idAnaLude1.1, whole genome shotgun sequence contains the following coding sequences:
- the LOC128867346 gene encoding carboxylesterase 1C: MYIHTYILKNVKKRYFLSNASCKMVLKFSAALLVLQLLCVNGQRINVLLDQGPIMGLKIFPDSSRTAVYAFLGVPYAQPPIAELRFAPPLAHKGWDRTLLAMNMRPLCPQPSNTIYDEKPDGTLPIEVTTDEDCLYLNIWVSETENTGKRAVLAIITGEDMVYDWSQNRVSGVDFALEDVVVVSIQYRSSIFGWIATDNGVLSGNFGLQDQRLALLWIKRNIKHFGGDPDRITLLGHGSSGAPCALAHALIKPADEPKLFSRLILMSSGDLIESLKTASPIVEASNVLITKLGCQFEKPNIQIIHCLRLKSVSDLLNAFESIYDHGNGTYHIGPILPMAFEDFLENRTISHALPPILIGITSNEGAFVEQRWLNLAREGYRAIRHYVNYTLVPSILRRFNEKLRSKAKYALNWFYFSGEASDSVKHLLYKMQRLISEYFFEIPFYRTLNILNSKDSRNASPVSPVYAYVFDTSNSMDIRGKVNLFGGASHTSDLLLLLGPSIFQQICRRRLSIEEDRLSRKFRNILINFIKSEITKPTLVYKPNDWLPYTKEHQFIYYIGETDKDNQLEKSVHYFSNFDRNANEINKMLQVVKEIPENGFSRMNRNNNVRIDNSQTKFYLTNRTDNVYALHLRRVHDFWHIFIPNTSIYDDQSDNDNINVPLGRRNKLKEATADAVRYRKGFFVLLSLIAALLAILALCVYVLHRDQIRDRSHTSVLRL, translated from the exons atgtacatacatacatacattctaaaaaacgtcaaaaaacgCTATTTTTTAAGTAATGCAAGTTGCAAGATGGTGTTAAAGTTCTCTGCTGCGTTATTAGTTTTGCAATTGTTGTGCGTCAACGGTCAGCGTATCAATGTTTTACTTGACCAGGGACCCATAATGGGG CTGAAAATATTTCCGGACAGCTCACGGACCGCTGTATATGCATTCCTTGGGGTGCCATATGCACAACCACCTATCGCCGAACTACGCTTCGCG ccCCCTTTAGCACACAAAGGTTGGGATCGGACTTTACTGGCTATGAATATGCGCCCTCTTTGCCCACAACCCTCAAATACAATATATGACGAAAAACCAGATGGGACCTTACCCATAGAGGTTACAACGGATGAAGATTGTTTATATTTGAACATTTGGGTGTCCGAG ACTGAAAATACTGGCAAGAGAGCTGTACTGGCAATTATCACCGGAGAGGATATGGTATACGATTGGTCTCAAAATCGTGTATCTGGCGTAGATTTTGCCCTAGAGGATGTTGTCGTGGTCTCTATACAATATCGAAGTAGCATATTTGGCTGGATAGCTACAGATAATGGAGTGTTATCAGGAAATTTTGGCCTGCAAGATCAACGGCTAGCACTTCTTTGGATAAAAcgcaatataaaacattttggaGGAGATCCAGATCGAATAACACTGCTGGGGCATGGCTCAAGTGGTGCGCCTTGCGCTCTAGCTCATGCGCTCATAAAACCAGCTGATGAACCGAAACTTTTCTCTAGGCTAATACTTATGTCTAGCGGTGATTTAATAGAATCTTTAAAGACTGCATCACCAATAGTGGAAGCTTCGAATGTGCTAATTACCAAGCTGGGTTGCCAATTCGAAAAACCAAACATCCAAATTATACATTGTCTGAGGTTAAAAAGCGTCAGTGATCTTCTGAATGCCTTTGAGAGTATATATGATCATGGCAATGGTACTTACCACATTGGGCCTATCTTACCAATGGCTTTCGAGGATTTCTTAGAAAATCGAACCATATCACATGCACTGCCTCCCATCCTCATCGGCATAACATCTAATGAGGGCGCTTTTGTAGAACAGCGGTGGTTAAATTTAGCACGCGAAGGCTATAGGGCAATTCGCCATTATGTGAATTATACTTTGGTACCAAGTATTTTACGAAGGTTCAATGAAAAATTAAGATCTAAAGCGAAATACGCTCTAAATTGGTTCTATTTTAGTGGAGAGGCTAGTGATAGTGTCAAACACCTTTTATATAAAATGCAACGACTTATATCTgagtattttttcgaaatacctttctacCGAACACTCAACATCCTGAACTCTAAAGATTCTAGGAATGCTTCGCCAGTATCAccagtatatgcatatgttttcgATACCTCGAACTCCATGGACATCCGTGGAAAAGTAAACTTGTTCGGCGGCGCATCCCATACATCAGACTTACTTTTGCTGCTTGGACCCAGCATATTTCAGCAAATATGTAGAAGGCGCTTATCTATAGAGGAAGATCGCCTTTctcgaaaatttcgaaatattcttataaacttcataaaaagtgaaataaccAAACCTACTCTCGTTTATAAGCCAAACGATTGGCTGCCATATACAAAAGAGCACCAATTCATTTATTACATTGGcgagacagataaagataatcaattggaaaaaagtgttcattatttttcaaattttgatagaaacgcaaatgaaattaataaaatgttgcaagttgttAAAGAAATTCCAGAGAATGGTTTCTCGAGGATGAATCGGAATAATAATGTAAGGATCGATAATAGCCAAACGAAGTTCTATTTAACGAACAGAACAGATAACGTATATGCTTTGCACTTAAGACGAGTGCACGACTTTTGGCACATTTTTATTCCGAATACATCAATCTACGATGACCAAAGTGATAATGATAACATTAACGTCCCATTAGGTCGGCGGAATAAATTAAAGGAAGCTACAGCTGACGCAGTTCGATACCGAAAGGGATTCTTTGTTCTATTAAGTCTCATTGCAGCTCTTTTAGCTATTTTAGCACTCTGCGTGTATGTTCTTCATCGGGATCAGATTCGTGACCGATCACACACATCGGTACTGCGGTTATGA
- the LOC128868649 gene encoding exostosin-1 gives MQAKKRYILVFVSCAFLAYCYFGGYRLKNGNASHRNLQVVDSITRVRLLEKLPSYKTKEMERMLQGIDETDKSTPRSENNDRSAQESRNTRSCRMESCFDFTKCYGEFLVYVYPPEPLNSLGAAPPISANYQKILSAIRESRYYTFQPDRACLFVLSIDTLDRDSLSNDYVRNVPSRLARLPYWNNGRNHLIFNLYSGTWPDYAEDSLGFDPGEAILAKASMSVLHIRPNFDISIPLFHKQFPLRAGGSGLVQTNNFPANKKYLLAFKGKRYVHGIGSETRNSLFHLHNGRDIILVTTCRHGKSWRELQDGRCDEDNREYDKYDYETLLQNSTFCLVPRGRRLGSFRFLEALQAGCIPVLLSNSWVLPFESKIDWKEAVVWADERLLLQVPEVVRSISLERILALRQQTQVLWERYFGSIEKIVFTTFEIIRERLPDYPIRNTFVWNISPGALLTLPTFADSSRYMPFLLDSMGVEPRHNYTAVIYVQIGSVLGPNTALYKLIKTISKSQFVDRILVLWAADRPIPSKKRWPTTYHIPFHIITLSGSTIGKSFRSMKTDAGEKFFNGTIISVGAPSNQDPKHIRDETLDPFDERPSISQRFYPYPEIQTDAVLSLDEDSILNTDELDFAYTVWRDFPDRIVGYPARAHFWDDSKNAWGYTSKWTNYYSIVLTGAAFYHRYYNYLYTNWLSLLLLKTVQQSSNCEDILMNLLVSHVTRKPPIKVTQRKGYKDRETGHSPWNDPDHFIQRQSCLNTFAAVFGYMPLIRSNLRLDPVLYRDPVSNLRKKYRQIELVGS, from the exons ATGCAAGCAAAAAAGCGTTATATTCTGGTATTTGTGTCATGTGCATTTCTCGCATATTGCTATTTTGGTGGTTACCGTCTCAAAAACGGTAATGCCTCTCATCGTAATCTTCAGGTAGTAGATTCAATTACTCGCGTTCGTCTCCTTGAAAAATTACCCAGTTATAAAACTAAAGAAATGGAACGCATGCTGCAGGGTATCGATGAAACTGACAAATCAACTCCGCGAAGTGAGAATAATGACAGATCAGCACAAGAATCGAGAAACACGCGATCTTGTCGGATGGAAAGCTGTTTTGACTTCACCAAATGCTATGGAGAATTTCTAGTATATGTTTATCCACCAGAGCCGTTGAATTCCTTAGGTGCGGCTCCTCCTATATCCGCTAATTACCAAAAGATTTTATCCGCAATTCGAGAGTCGAGATATTATACATTTCAACCGGATCGTGCGTGCCTGTTTGTGCTATCTATTGACACACTTGATCGAGATTCTTTGTCGAATGATTACGTGCGAAATGTTCCATCGAGACTTGCACGCCTACCTTACTGGAACAATGGCAGAAACCATTtaatattcaatttgtattctgGAACGTGGCCCGACTACGCTGAGGATTCTCTTGGCTTCGACCCAGGTGAAGCTATTCTTGCAAAAGCTAGCATGAGTGTACTTCATATTCGTCCTAATTTCGATATAAGCATACCGCTGTTCCATAAACAATTTCCACTTCGTGCGGGCGGATCTGGCTTAGTTCAAACAAACAACTTtccagcaaataaaaaatatttattagcctTTAAGGGAAAAAG ATATGTACATGGAATTGGCTCTGAGACACGCAACTCATTATTTCATTTGCACAATGGACGCGACATTATTCTGGTCACTACGTGTCGACATGGAAAAAGTTGGCGGGAACTTCAAGACGGCAGATGCGATGAAGACAATCGCGAATATGACAA atatGACTATGAGACTTTATTGCAAAACTCGACGTTTTGTTTAGTGCCCCGTGGAAGACGATTGGGATCATTTCG GTTTCTAGAAGCGCTACAGGCAGGTTGTATTCCTGTTTTGCTTTCGAATAGCTGGGTGCTACCTTTTGAGTCCAAGATCGATTGGAAAGAAGCTGTCGTGTGGGCCGACGAAAGATTATTGCTACAG GTCCCCGAAGTAGTTCGCTCTATATCATTGGAACGAATTTTGGCATTACGACAGCAGACGCAAGTACTTTGGGAACGTTATTTTGGAtctattgaaaaaattgtctttactACATTTGAG ATAATCCGCGAACGCTTACCAGATTACCCGATTCGCAATACATTTGTATGGAACATATCGCCAGGTGCTCTTCTAACGCTTCCAACATTTGCTGATAGCTCTAG GTATATGCCATTTTTATTGGATTCCATGGGCGTTGAGCCCCGTCACAATTATACGGCTGTCATTTATGTACAAATTGGTTCAGTATTGGGCCCAAATACTGCGTTATACAAGTTAATCAAAACTATTTCAAAAAGTCAATTCGTAGATAGG ATTCTGGTCCTGTGGGCGGCTGATCGTCCTATTCCTTCAAAGAAAAGGTGGCCTACAACCTATCACATACCATTCCATATAATAACATTAAGTGGCTCAACCATTGGAAAATCATTTCGTTCAATGAAAACTGATGCTGGTGAAAAGTTCTTTAATGGTACCATAATTTCCGTGGGAGCTCCATCTAATCAAGATCCGAAGCATATTAGAGATGAAACTTTAGATCCCTTTGATGAGCGTCCAAGCATATCACAGCGTTTTTACCCTTACCCTGAAATACAAACAGATGCGGTACTCTCTCTGGATGAAGATTCAATACTCAATACAGACGAATTGGATTTTGCTTATACAGTTTGGCGAGACTTTCCGGATCGTATTGTTGGTTATCCCGCGCGAGCCCACTTTTGGGATGATTCAAAG AATGCTTGGGGCTACACATCCAAATGGACTAATTACTATTCTATAGTTTTGACTGGAGCAGCTTTCTATCATCGATATTACAATTACTTGTACACTAATTGGCTGTCATTATTGCTTCTTAAGACTGTACAGCAATCATCCAATTGTGAAGATATCCTAATGAATTTACTGGTATCTCATGTAACGAGAAAACCACCGATTAAAGTGACACAGCGCAAAGGGTACAAGGATCGTGAAACAGGGCACTCTCCTTGGAATGATCCGGATCATTTCATACAGCGGCAAAGCTGCCTAAATACATTTGCAGCAGTTTTTGg TTATATGCCACTGATACGTTCAAATCTACGTCTCGATCCGGTATTGTATCGAGATCCGGTGTCTAATCTACGTAAGAAGTACCGCCAAATTGAGCTGGTTGGCAGCTAG
- the LOC128868653 gene encoding tigger transposable element-derived protein 6-like, translating into MRMVAFKVRNNMAPKKKVLSIKEKMEIINVVEKDKLSVRGIAKRFNIGKTQAAEINKNIRSKWESEVNVHQKRSFLKEGGSEIDKMCFNCFAKARSQHIPISGPILKAKAMENAGKLGVPNFNASDGWLNKWRIRNNVAFKCVSGEAADVNQDGVEQFRTKLPSLLTGYKPQDIYNADESGLFFRVLPDKTLALKSEKCVGG; encoded by the exons atgcgaatggttgcgttCAAAGTTCGTAATAATATGGCGCCGAAAAAGAAGGTACtttctattaaagaaaaaatggaaattattaatgttgtcgaaaaagataaattatcagtacgtggaattgcaaaaag gttcaatattggcaaaacacaagctgctgaaatcaataaaaatattcgttCTAAATGGGAGTCTGAAgttaatgttcatcaaaagcgAAGCTTTCTTAAAGAAGGCGGCTCTGAAATAGACAAGATGTGTTTTAATTGTTTCGCTAAGGCTAGAAGTCAACACATTCCGATTTCTGGTcccattttgaaagcaaaggcaATGGAAAATGCAGGCAAACTGGGTGTACCTAATTTTAATGCTTCAGATGGATGGTTAAACAAATGGCGAATAAGGAATAATGTTGCTTTCAAATGCGTATCTGGTGAAGCTGCAGATGTAAACCAGGATGGTGTCGAACAGTTTAGGACAAAACTGCCATCTCTGTTGACCGGTTACAAGCCTCAAGACATTTACAACGCAGACGAAAGTGGGCTTTTTTTTCGTGTCTTACCTGACAAAACCCTCGCTCTTAAATCGGAAAAATGCGTGGGCGGTTAA
- the LOC128868650 gene encoding lamin-C, with the protein MSQKRVSVSTRISRASTSTPVGGQSARGGATSPGATSPTRTTRIQEKEELQHLNDRLACYIDRMRNLENDNNRLTQELQIAQDTVNREVSNIKAMYEKELSAARKLLDETAKEKAKLEIDIKRLWEENDDLKQRLDKKTKECAIAENSARVYESRYNEVNGKYNQALADRKKADDLAKDLTLENERLRKMLEDLRKQLEAETLARVDLENQNQSLREELSFKDQVHSRELTETRSRRQIEISEIDGRLSKQYEAKLQQSLQELRDQYETQMRANREEIELLYDNEIKNLQAAANRAANSSAHATEEVRIMRTKIDGLNAKIQDLENTNAGLNTRIRELENLLDSERARHNQYIASLEAELQRMRNEMAHQLQEYQDLMDIKVSLDLEIAAYDKLLCGEERRLNISSPNRPGTSTNADSGYSNGTHLSVSSTSRSGRVTPSGRRSATPGGGNASAVKRRRTVIDESEDRNLSEFSVNSAAKGDLQIVDADSEGRYIKLHNKGNEEIHLTGWQLTRIAGDEELAFKFSRGAKINAGATVTIWSVDAGAVHDPPQNLVMKKKWPVADSMRSVLANADKEDVASYDRVRSNISSHATRHRSTGSGFTLGSGVGSTGVRSLFSLLF; encoded by the exons atgtctCAAAAGCGTGTATCGGTGTCTACCCGTATTTCTCGTGCCTCGACGTCCACACCAGTAGGTGGACAGTCTGCACGTGGCGGAGCCACCAGTCCTGGCGCCACTAGTCCTACACGCACAACTCGAATACAGGAGAAGGAAGAGTTACAGCATTTAAATGATCGTCTCGCTTGTTATATTGATCGTATGCGTAATCTGGAGAATGACAACAACAGATTAACGCAGGAGCTTCAAATAGCCCAGGATACAGTCAATCGTGAAGTGTCAAATATTAAAGCGATGTATGAAAAGGAACTCTCAGCTGCACGCAAACTACTAGATGAAACTGCCAAGGAGAAAGCCAAATTGGAGATTGATATCAAACGGTTATGGGAGGAAAATGATGACCTTAAACAAAg gctagacaaaaaaacaaaggagTGCGCCATCGCAGAGAACAGTGCGCGTGTATATGAATCTCGTTATAATGAAGTTAACGGCAAGTACAACCAAGCATTGGCTGATCGCAAGAAAGCCGATGATCTGGCTAAAGATCTTACGCTTGAAAATGAACGCCTGCGCAAGATGCTTGAAGATCTACGCAAACAACTTGAAGCTGAGACGTTGGCTCGCGTCGATTTGGAGAACCAGAACCAAAGTCTTCGTGAGGAACTTAGTTTCAAAGACCAGGTCCACAGCCGGGAACTCACTGAAACACGGTCACGGCGTCAAATTGAAATCAGTGAAATCGACGGCCGCTTATCCAAGCAATACGAGGCTAAATTACAACAATCTCTACAAGAATTGCGTGATCAGTATGAAACCCAAATGCGTGCTAATCGTGAAGAAATTGAATTGCTGTACgacaatgaaatcaaaaatcttCAAGCTGCCGCAAACCGAGCGGCCAACTCATCGGCACATGCCACTGAAGAGGTTCGCATTATGCGCACGAAAATTGACGGACTTAACGCTAAAATCCAAGATCTAGAGAATACCAATGCCGGATTGAat ACACGCATACGTGAATTAGAAAACCTCCTAGATAGTGAACGCGCCCGTCATAATCAGTACATAGCTTCTTTGGAAGCCGAACTTCAACGAATGCGAAACGAAATGGCCCACCAACTTCAAGAATATCAAGATTTGATGGACATCAAGGTCTCATTAGATCTCGAAATTGCCGCTTATGACAAACTATTGTGCGGAGAAGAGCGCCGATTGAATATTTCATCTCCCAACCGTCCTGGCACTAGCACCAATGCCGACTCAGGGTATTCGAATGGCACTCATTTATCAGTTAGTTCTACCTCACGTTCTGGACGTGTAACCCCTAGCGGTCGCCGTTCTGCAACACCAGGTGGTGGCAACGCAAGTGCAGTCAAGCGCCGTCGTACCGTTATTGATGAGTCCGAAGATCGCAATTTATCCGAATTTTCCGTTAACTCCGCCGCTAAAGGGGATTTACAGATTGTCGACGCAGATAGCGAAGGACGATACATTAAGCTGCATAACAAGGGCAACGAAGAAATACATTTAACCGGCTGGCAGCTAACTCGCATTGCTGGCGACGAGGAATTAGCTTTCAAATTTTCACGTGGAGCAAAAATAAACGCGGGCGCTACGGTTACCATATGGTCAGTAGATGCAGGCGCTGTACATGATCCGCCCCAGAATCTAGTAATGAAGAAGAAATGGCCAGTTGCTGATTCAATGCGCAGCGTTTTGGCGAATGCCGACAAAGAG GATGTTGCCAGCTACGACCGTGTTCGTTCAAACATTTCCAGTCACGCAACAAGGCACCGTTCCACCGGCAGCGGTTTTACCCTCGGTTCAGGAGTCGGTTCAACTGGCGTAAGGAGCCTCTTCTCACTACTTTTTTAA
- the LOC128868651 gene encoding uncharacterized protein LOC128868651 isoform X1 has product MRKKEGLNNKQLRYLLFIFCLLSCRKITSGKETRLQRRFMWKQMHMDNLVNDMATRAHAMKHMFSDLVPTAHSVLPNKILDYLPSETTRVKYIIRNPTTKKPMKIIKIQPNKKIVKILPKPAITLDTKSIISKKKIVPTYLSNDQMDKLEKEQELIAEGRLPHKSEDELLNHISEGEKYTQQSNEEVNHQYNSWLPIFDNDDTDYSLSSSKPSVLSSLHTSIMAEALPKPEKQIAELSIPSTIGQGHQQSHDSQLLQNYYDETTQANGYEVTEHIAEESISLPITQGSRISVRIGSAPPKYTLSQPTHITNRKKFSSTPPESVSTEEPPNYPPNFLRRFQEQRSNLASISISPSTTNSTPALRSNHRKTIAELNTDWTPKASNTSNTKETVKFRSRFQGMPTRIQSEKWPKEVSTLSTIMHLSPDDRFSTSENSAEIKSSVFASTTTTTTLEAESKQQSAVPLAGRLRKPPLTTSVKIRQSAELPKLRDMRVHNRGTIKFADKIFAEE; this is encoded by the exons ATGCGGAAAAAGGAAGGCCTCAAT AACAAACAACTGCGAtatctactttttattttttgtttgcttagcTGTCGGAAGATCACTAGTGGCAAAGAAACGAG GCTACAACGTCGATTTATGTGGAAGCAAATGCACATGGACAACTTAGTAAATGACATGGCTACCAGAGCGCATGCCATGAAGCACATGTTCTCCGATCTTGTGCCTACTGCACACTCAGTGTTGCCAAATAAAATACTCGATTATTTGCCTTCGGAAACTACCAGAGTAAAATATATCATACGCaatccaacaacaaaaaaacctatgaaaattatcaaaattcagCCAAATAAAAAGATAGTTAAGATCTTGCCAAAACCAGCTATTACTTTGGACACGAAATctataatttcaaaaaagaaaatagtgcCAACATATCTTAGCAACGACCAAATGGATAAATTGGAAAAGGAACAGGAGTTAATTGCTGAAGGGCGATTACCACACAAAAGTGAGGATGAATTACTAAATCATATTTCAGAGGGAGAAAAATATACTCAGCAATCAAACGAAGAAGTGAACCATCAATACAATTCCTGGTTACCAATTTTTGATAATGATGATACAGATTATTCCCTCTCGTCCAGCAAACCAAGTGTATTAAGTTCATTGCACACTAGTATTATGGCAGAGGCTCTACCTAAACCAGAAAAACAAATAGCTGAACTCTCAATTCCGTCCACTATTGGACAGGGTCATCAGCAAAGTCATGATTCGCAGCTGCTACAAAACTACTACGACGAGACAACGCAGGCAAACGGTTATGAAGTAACGGAGCACATCGCAGAAGAGTCTATATCATTACCAATAACGCAAGGTTCACGTATTAGTGTTCGTATTGGTTCGGCACCACCTAAATATACTCTAAGCCAACCTACACATATAACTAACAGGAAAAAATTTAGCTCAACACCTCCAGAAAGTGTCTCCACAGAAGAACCTCCAAACTATCCACCCAATTTCCTACGTCGCTTCCAAGAACAACGATCAAATTTAGCTTCAATTTCGATATCCCCAAGTACAACAAACTCTACCCCAGCTCTTAGATCAAATCACCGCAAAACCATAGCAGAGCTTAATACAGATTGGACTCCTAAAGCAAGTAATACTAGTAACACAAAGGAAACAGTTAAGTTCAGATCTCGATTTCAAGGAATGCCCACACgcattcaaagtgaaaaatgGCCTAAGGAAGTTTCTACTTTATCGACTATTATGCATTTATCACCTGATGATAGGTTTTCAACGTCTGAAAACTCCGCTGAAATAAAATCTTCTGTATTTGCTTCTacgactacaacaacaactttagAAGCAGAAAGCAAGCAACAATCTGCTGTGCCATTAGCGGGTAGATTAAGAAAACCACCATTAACCACGTCAGTTAAAATAAGACAAAGCGCCGAGTTACCAAAACTACGAGATATGCGAGTGCATAATCGTGGGACAATCAAATTCGCCGACAAAATTTTTGCAGAAGAATAA
- the LOC128868651 gene encoding uncharacterized protein LOC128868651 isoform X2, with the protein MWKQMHMDNLVNDMATRAHAMKHMFSDLVPTAHSVLPNKILDYLPSETTRVKYIIRNPTTKKPMKIIKIQPNKKIVKILPKPAITLDTKSIISKKKIVPTYLSNDQMDKLEKEQELIAEGRLPHKSEDELLNHISEGEKYTQQSNEEVNHQYNSWLPIFDNDDTDYSLSSSKPSVLSSLHTSIMAEALPKPEKQIAELSIPSTIGQGHQQSHDSQLLQNYYDETTQANGYEVTEHIAEESISLPITQGSRISVRIGSAPPKYTLSQPTHITNRKKFSSTPPESVSTEEPPNYPPNFLRRFQEQRSNLASISISPSTTNSTPALRSNHRKTIAELNTDWTPKASNTSNTKETVKFRSRFQGMPTRIQSEKWPKEVSTLSTIMHLSPDDRFSTSENSAEIKSSVFASTTTTTTLEAESKQQSAVPLAGRLRKPPLTTSVKIRQSAELPKLRDMRVHNRGTIKFADKIFAEE; encoded by the coding sequence ATGTGGAAGCAAATGCACATGGACAACTTAGTAAATGACATGGCTACCAGAGCGCATGCCATGAAGCACATGTTCTCCGATCTTGTGCCTACTGCACACTCAGTGTTGCCAAATAAAATACTCGATTATTTGCCTTCGGAAACTACCAGAGTAAAATATATCATACGCaatccaacaacaaaaaaacctatgaaaattatcaaaattcagCCAAATAAAAAGATAGTTAAGATCTTGCCAAAACCAGCTATTACTTTGGACACGAAATctataatttcaaaaaagaaaatagtgcCAACATATCTTAGCAACGACCAAATGGATAAATTGGAAAAGGAACAGGAGTTAATTGCTGAAGGGCGATTACCACACAAAAGTGAGGATGAATTACTAAATCATATTTCAGAGGGAGAAAAATATACTCAGCAATCAAACGAAGAAGTGAACCATCAATACAATTCCTGGTTACCAATTTTTGATAATGATGATACAGATTATTCCCTCTCGTCCAGCAAACCAAGTGTATTAAGTTCATTGCACACTAGTATTATGGCAGAGGCTCTACCTAAACCAGAAAAACAAATAGCTGAACTCTCAATTCCGTCCACTATTGGACAGGGTCATCAGCAAAGTCATGATTCGCAGCTGCTACAAAACTACTACGACGAGACAACGCAGGCAAACGGTTATGAAGTAACGGAGCACATCGCAGAAGAGTCTATATCATTACCAATAACGCAAGGTTCACGTATTAGTGTTCGTATTGGTTCGGCACCACCTAAATATACTCTAAGCCAACCTACACATATAACTAACAGGAAAAAATTTAGCTCAACACCTCCAGAAAGTGTCTCCACAGAAGAACCTCCAAACTATCCACCCAATTTCCTACGTCGCTTCCAAGAACAACGATCAAATTTAGCTTCAATTTCGATATCCCCAAGTACAACAAACTCTACCCCAGCTCTTAGATCAAATCACCGCAAAACCATAGCAGAGCTTAATACAGATTGGACTCCTAAAGCAAGTAATACTAGTAACACAAAGGAAACAGTTAAGTTCAGATCTCGATTTCAAGGAATGCCCACACgcattcaaagtgaaaaatgGCCTAAGGAAGTTTCTACTTTATCGACTATTATGCATTTATCACCTGATGATAGGTTTTCAACGTCTGAAAACTCCGCTGAAATAAAATCTTCTGTATTTGCTTCTacgactacaacaacaactttagAAGCAGAAAGCAAGCAACAATCTGCTGTGCCATTAGCGGGTAGATTAAGAAAACCACCATTAACCACGTCAGTTAAAATAAGACAAAGCGCCGAGTTACCAAAACTACGAGATATGCGAGTGCATAATCGTGGGACAATCAAATTCGCCGACAAAATTTTTGCAGAAGAATAA